From the Candidatus Nanopelagicales bacterium genome, the window CGCCGCCACCCCGGCCAACCAGTTCTGACTCAGGGCGGCCTTGATTATGTCGTCCTTGGAGAAGAACGAGTCGAACGGCGGAATTCCGGTGATTCCCAGGTAGCCGCACACGAATGTTCCGAAAGTCACGACCATCACGGCACGCAGCGCGCCGAAGCGGCGCATGTCCAGCTGGTCCTTCATGGCGTGCATGACCGAGCCCGCTCCAAGGAACAGGTCCGCCTTGAACATCCCGTGCATCAGCAGGTGGAAGATCGCGAAGACGTACCCGGCCGGCCCGAGACCCGCGGCCAGGAACATGTACCCGATCTGGCTCATGGTCGACCCGGCGAGGGCCTTCTTGATGTCGTCCTTCGCGCAACCGATGATGGCGCCCATCAGCATCGTGATAATCCCGACCGCCAGAACGAAACTCAGCGCGGCGCCGCTCAGGTCGAAGATCGCGTTGCTACGCACGATGAGGTAGACGCCCGCCGTGACCATGGTCGCCGCGTGGATCAGAGCCGACACGGGGGTCGGGCCTTCCATCGCGTCAAGCAGCCATGCCTGCAGGGGGAACTGGGCGCTCTTGCCGACAGCCGCTAGCAGCAACGCCAGACCCAGGACGGTCAGCGTCGTGCTGTCAGCGTTCTCCGCGCCAGTGAAGACATCCGAGAACGCCACCGACCCGAACGTGACGAACATCAGCATGATCGCGATGCCCAGCCCCACGTCACCGACACGGTTCATCACGAAGGCCTTCTTCGCGGCCACCGCTGCGGAGTCCCTGAACTGCCAGAAACCGATCAGCAAGTAGGAAGCCAGGCCGACGCCCTCCCAGCCCACATACAGCAGCAGGTAGTTGTCAGCAAGAACCAGAAGCAGCATCGCGGCGACGAACAGGTTCATCATCGCGAAGAACTTGCGTCTGTCGGGATCCTCGGCCATGTAGCCGATCGAGTAGATGTGTATCAGGGACCCAACGCCGGTGATCAGCAGCACGAAGACCAACGACAACGGATCCAGGCGCAGGGCGAAGTCAGCGTTGAAGGTCCCAGCGAAAGCCCAGTCCCACAGGTCCAGGGTTACGATCCGGTCCTGAACCGGCAACGACATCATCTGGACGAGCAGCGCAACCGCCAGCGCGAAGGACCCCAGCGGCATCACGACACCTAGCAGGTGGCCCCACGCGTTTGTCCTGCGCCCGCCCAGGAACAGTGCCAGCGCACCTACAACGGGGAACGCGACAAGCAGCCACATCAGCGAGAAGCCGCCTCCCGCCGCGCCCGCTGTGATAGCCGAGGTGATCGGTTCGACCGCCTCGTCTGAAATCGACATTGGAATCATGGATCAGTTCCTCAGCAGGCTGGGTTCGTCGATGGAGGCCGACCGCCGGGTCCGGAAGATGGTCATGATGATCGCGAGTCCGACCACGACTTCCGCGGCAGCCACGATCATCACGAAGAACGCGATCACCTGGCCGTCCAGATTCCCGTTGATCCGGGCGAACGCCACAAACGCCAGGTTCGCCGCATTGAGCATCAGCTCGACCGACATGAACACGACGATCGCATTGCGCCGGATCAAGACACCGAGCATGCCGATGCCGAACAGAACAGCTGACAGCATCACGTACGCCGAAGGATCCATCACTCACCCTCCGTCCGGGTCCCTGTCTCGTCCTCGGAGGGCGGGTAAACCTCCGAGGAGTCCACATGACCGTCGATTCCCGCTAGCTCCTCGGATCGCACAACCTCTTCGCCGACCGAGATCTCGGCGACCTCCGCGATATCCGCGGCGATCTCCCCAGCGGTCGTCGACAGCCTGGAGCGCCGCTCACCTCGCAGCGGTACCGGCACCGATGCCTCGGAGATGCTTCCGTCCGGCAGAAGCGCGGGCGTGCCGATGGCGTTGCTTGTCGCCAGTACGCCCGCGACTGGCAGCGCCCCGGGATGCTGTCCTTCAGCGAACGCGGCGATCCTGTCCTGGGCCATCTCACGCTGGCCGCGCCGTGGTGCCCAGCGCTCGCGATGGGTGAGGATGAGAGCGCCTAGGGCGGCCGTTATCAAGAGCGCCGCCACTACCTCCAGGTCGACCAGATACTTGGTGAACATCAGGCGAGCGAGTCCCTCGACGTTGCCGCCGGATGCGGCGTTGGCGTCTTCCAGCCCTACGGTGGTCACGTTCGCCAGGGCGCCACCGATAGCGATGACCATGACGGCGACGAACCCAGCGACAAGAACGACGGCCGCTATGCGCTGGCCCTTGAGCGTCTCGATCAGTGAGTCGGACGAGTCGACCCCGATCAGCATCAGAACGAACAGGAACAGCATCATGACCGCACCCGTGTAGACGATCACTTGGACTAGGCCCAAGAAGACCGCGTCGTTCGCCGCGTACAGGATCGCCAGGTTGACCATCGTCAGCGCGACGAACAGCGCGCTGTGCACCGGCTTCCGAGACAGGATCAGCCCCAGCGCTCCCATCACCGCCAGAGTGCCGCAGATCCAGAAGGTGATTTCTTCGCCCGAGCTCATGGTCTGCCCAACCGCGTCGACAACCGGGTTCATGACGAGGCCTCCGAGCTGCTCGAGGCTGGTTCCCGCGACTGCGGCGCCTGGCCTGTCACGGAACCCAAGTAGTAGTCACGCTCGGTGGCACCTTCCGCCATGCCGTGCGGAGGCGCGACCATCCCGCCGGTCAACGGAGCCAAGAGTTGGTCCTTGTCATAGATCAGGGCAGCCCTGCTGGTGTCGGCCAGCTCGAAATCGTGTGTCATGGTCAACGCCCGGGTCGGGCACGCCTCAATGCATAGCCCGCAGAAGATGCACCGGGTGTAGTTGACCTGATAGACGCGTCCATAGCGCTCGCCGGGCGAGAATCTTAGGGCCTCGGTGTTGCTCGCCCCCTGGACGTAGATCGCGTCCGCGGGGCAAGCCCACGCGCACAGCTCGCACCCAACGCACTTTTCCAGCCCGTCCGGATAACGATTCAGCTGATGCCTGCCGTGAAACCGAGGCTTCGGCGGGTACTTGGCCTTCTGCTCCGGATACTGCTCGGTGACAACACGCTGGAACATCGTTCGGAACGTGACCCAGAAACCCCGGAGCGAGGGGGGCAGCTCAGGCATCGTGTGCCTCCCCGCTCGCGCCTGGCGACGACACGGTGGCCGGTCCCGAAACCCGGGATGTGTACACCAGGTGCTGCCCTGGCAACAAAGGCACGGGGAAGATCTCGTCTGTCACGTCCAGGACATCGCTGACTTCCTCCGGCGGCTCTTCGTCCTGAACGCGGCGAAGTTGCGCTAGCAGAACCACGAGCAGCAACACGGCTAGCGCCACGGCCGCGATGATCAGCATCTGGCTAGCTGAAGTGCCCGACTGATCCCTGGCGACCCTGGCTCCGGATACGAGCACGATCCACACCAGCGACACCGGGATGAGGAACTTCCAACCGAATGACATGAACTGGTCGTAGCGCAGTCTGGGCAGGGTCCCCCTCAGCCAGATGTACAAGAAGATGAAGCACAAGGTCTTCAGCAGCCACCACAGCATCGGCAGCCAACCCTCATTGACGCCTGGGATGAGCGACAAAGGCCAGGGCGCCAGCCAGCCACCCAGGAACAGGGTCGTGGCGATGCTGGCGACGGTGACCATGTTGATGTACTCGGCCAGGAAGAACATCGCGAACTTCAGCGACGAGTACTCGGTGTGGAACCCGCCGACCAGTTCGCTCTCCGCCTCAGGAAGGTCGAAGGGGGCGCGGTTTGTCTCCCCAATCATCGCCGTCACGTAGATGACGAACGAGGGTGCCAGCATGACCGCGAACCACACCGACTGCTGCGCGGAGATGATCTGCGACGTTGACATCGTCCCGGCGTACAAGAACACCGCGACAAAGGACAGCCCCATCGAAATCTCGTAGGAGATCATCTGGGCGCTCGACCTCAAGCCCCCCAGCAACGGGTATGTGGAACCGGAAGACCACCCCGCGAGGACGATCCCGTAGATGCCGATCGACGCCACGGCGAACACATAAAGCACCGACTGCGGGAAGTCGGTGAGCTGCAACGGAGTCTCGACGCCGAAGATCGACACTGTGGGACCGAAGGGGATAACAGCGTAGGCCGCGAACGCTGTCGTAGCGCTCAGCAATGGAGCTAGCCAGTAGACGGCCTTGTGGGCCGTCACGGGGATGATCTCTTCCTTCAACGCGAGCTTGACACCATCGAGCAGCGGCTGAAGCAGTCCGAACGGCCCGGCACGGTTCGGCCCGATGCGCGATTGCATTCTGCCGACGACCCTGCGCTCCAACCAGATCGTGAACAGGACCACTAGCACTAGGAGCGCGACGACTCCAACGGTCTTCACCGCGACAAGCCAGAGCGGGTCATTGCCGAAAGCGGAAAGTTCAGGCATCACTGCCCCCTCTCGCCAGTCGCACTGTGTCGCCCTGGCGGGCTCGCAGCGTCGCGATCCTGGAATCTGGTGAGTTCGCCGGAATCCACACGATCCCGTCCGGCATGTCGGTCAGCTTGGCGGGCACGGTGATCGAACCGGATCCAGAGGACACGCTAACGGGGTCTCCATCGGCCACGCCGACGCCAGCGGCTGTCGCGGCGCTGAGCCTGGCAACGGTCGGCTTGCGCGTTCCCGCCAGGAACGGCTCGCCTTCTTGCATCACTCCCAGGTCAAGCAGCAGGCGCCACGTCGCGAGCACCGCTTCACCCGGCCCGGGAAGCGCACCTGGCCCGACGTCGGCATCGGGCCCTCCGGCCCCGGGAGGGGGTGCAGTCCGCGCGCCGGTCCATCTGCCGAGCGAGCCCAGTTCGGCGTTCAGCTCGGCAGCGGTCCGAGGTGGCACGTCCAGCCCCATGCGCTCGGACAGCATCGCCAAGACCTCAGCGTCGGAGTACGAGCCGGGGCGGTTGAAGACCGCGGGGAAATCGCGCTGTCGGCCCTCCCAGTTCACGAATCCCCCTGCCTTCTCGGCGACTACGGCAACGGGGAATACGACATCGGCTAGGCCGGTCACTTCCGTTGGCCGTGTCTCCAGGGAGACCACGAACGGAACAGCTTCTACAGCGCGCATGAAGCCGTCGGGATCCGCCAGATCCGCCACTTCGACCCCGGCCACGACCAGGGCACCAAGACTCGGCACGGTCTCACCACCCGAACCGGTCCCCCCATCCCGCGCGACGTGTTCGTCAACGGCGGCGATCATGCCCTCAAGGTCCAACCCGGCTTCCGTCGGCAATCGAGTCGGCTCGGTCCCCCACGAAGCGGCTACTTCCGCGCGTGCCACTACATCAGCCAAGGGCCGTCCGCCGGGAAGCAGCCCAGGCAGGCAACCAGCTTCGAGCGCCCCTCGTTCACCAGCTCGGCGAGGCATCCATGCCAGCATCGCGCCGGTCTTGTCGGCTAGGGCCGTCGCGGCGGAGAAAGCGCCAGCCGACTCAGCCAGCCGCTCACCCACCATGATCAAAGCGCCCGGCTTCTTCAGCAGCTCAATATCCGCTGTCGGCAGACCCGCCAGGGTCTCGGCTTCCGCACCGGGCACGGCCGCATGCAGTCTGCCGCCGCACTTGCGCACACCCTCGGACATGAATGGAGCGACACTGATTACCTCAGTCACGCCGTTCCTGGCGGCCTTGCGCAGCCGCAAGAAGACAATCGGGGATTCCTCTTCCGGCTCGAACCCGACCAGCAGAACAGCTGGCGCCGAATCCAAGTTCTGGTAGGTCGGGCCGAACGTGCCAGCCACACGGGCAGCCAGGAAATCGGCCTCCTCCCAGGACGCCGCCCGGGCCCTGAAATCGACGCTGTCAGTGCCCATCGCGACGCGGGCGAATCTTGAGTACGCGTAGGCGTCCTCGACGGTCAACCGGCCGCCCACAACGAATCCGGCACGCCCCCTGGCCCCGGACAGCCCCGCCGCGGCGTGCGATATCGCTTCTGGCCAAGACGCTGGGCGGAGTTCGCCGCCTTCGCGAACTAGCGGCGTAGTCAGTCGGCCCCCATCGGCGTAGGTGAACGCGTACCTGCCCTTGTCGCAGTTCCAGTCTTCATTGACATCCGAGTCTTCCCAGGCCAGCCGGCGCATCACCGCCTCGTGCCTGTAGTCGGTCCGCAGAGCGCAGCCGCAGGCGCAGTGCTCGCACACTGTGGGCACGCTCACGAGATCGAACGGACGAGCGCGGAACCGGTAGCCAACGCTGGTCAGCGCCCCCACTGGACAGATCTGCACGGTGTTGCCGGAGAAGTATGAGTCGAACGGTTCCTCACCGATGCCGACTTGCTGGCTGGCTCCGCGCTGCTGCAGCGAGATGAATGGATCACCGGCGATCTGGGCGGCGAATCTGGTGCAACGCGCACACGACACGCATCGCTCGCGGTCCAGCAGGATTTCGCTGTTCACGTTGACCGGCTTGGGGAACTTCCGCTTGGCCAAATGGAATCGGGATTCTGCATTGCCCGCCGACATCGCCTGATTCTGCAGGGGGCACTCGCCTCCCTTGTCACACACGGGGCAGTCCAGTGGGTGGTTCAGCAGCAGGAACTCCATCACGCCGCGTTGCGCCGTGTCAGCTTCCGCGCTGGCGAACTGGGTCTTCACGACCATGTCGTCGCCCAGGGGGATCGCGCAGGAAGGCTGAGGTTTGCCCATCCCCTCGATTTCCACCAGGCACATCCGGCACGCCGCGACCGGGTCGAGTCTGGGGTGATCGCAGAATCGAGGAATCTCGATCCCAAGTAGCTCAGCCGCCCTGATGATCATGGTGCCCTTTGGCACAGTGATCTGGCGTCCATCGATGACGCCCGTCGCCGTGTTGGACACCTTGGGCGCGACTTCGGGCTTGGTGGCGGTCACTTGAGAACTCCGGTGAGCGAAGGGGCGGGAATGACCATGGTTTCCGCCGGGTCGAAAACTTCGTCAGGCGCTTCAACGCAAGACGCTTCAAACTCGTCGCGGAAGTACTTCAGTGCCGCCGGGTACGGAGTGGACGCCGCGTCACCCAGGGCACAGAACGAACGTCCGAAGATGTTCTGGCACAACTCCACGAGCCGGTCCACGTCCTCGGCTCGGCCGGCGCCCTTGGTGAACTCCTTCAGTGCCCCGCTGATCCAATATGTGCCTTCGCGGCAGGGTGAACACTTGCCGCACGACTCGTGCTTGTAGAACTCCAGCCAGCGGCTGATCGCCTTCACGACACTGGTGGTCTCGTCGAACACCATGGGCGTGCCGGTTCCCAGCATGCTTCCGGCTGCCGCGATGTCCTCGTACGTCATCGGAATGTCCAGGTGCTCCGCAAGCAGCATCGGCACGCTCGAACCACCCGGCAGCCAGAACTTCAGCGAATGCCCGTCCCTGATGCCGCCGGCGTAGTCCAGTAGCTCGGCCATCGTTGTTCCGAGCGGCGCTTCATAGATGCCAGGGCGCTTGACGTGCCCGGACACCGCGAACACCTTGAACCCGGGTGACTTCTGGGTGCCGAAGCCGCGGAACCACGTCGTGCCGTTCTCAATGATGTACGGCACTGAAGCGATCGTTTCGACGTTATTGACCACGGTTGGTGACGCGTACAGCCCAGAGGTCGCCGGGAACGGCGGCTTCAGTCTTGGCTGCCCGCGCCTGCCCTCCAGCGAGTCAAGAAGCGCGGTCTCCTCGCCGCAGATGTATGCCCCGGCGCCAGGGTGGACAACGACGTCAAGGTCCATGCCGGAACCGAGTACGTTGCGCCCGATGAAACCGGCGGCACGCGCCTCTTCGACGGCACGGCGGAGTCGGCGCATTGGGTGCGGAACTTCGCCACGTATGTAGATGAAGGCGTGCTTGGCGCGAAACGCCCAGCACGCGATGACGATGCCTTCGACCAGTGCGTGGGGATTCGCCAACAGGATCGGGATGTCCTTGCACGCCCCGGGCTCGGATTCGTCGGCGTTCACCACGAGGTAGTGCGGCCGGTCGTCGCCCTGAGGGACGAAGCCCCACTTCATGCCCGTCGGGAAGCCGGCACCCCCACGGCCCCGCAACCCTGAATCCTTGATGTGCCCGATGACGTCATCGGGGGACATCGCCAGTGCCTTGACCACCGCGGAGTATCCGCCGTGCCTGCGGTAGCCCTCGATCGTGAACGAGTCGGCCTCATCCCAGTGGGCCGTAATGACTGGTGTTAGCGGCATCAGCGGCTCTCGCCCAACTCACGGGCACGGGTGAGTCCGGCGAGCATCAGATCATCCGCGCCGCCGCCTTCGTGCGCCAGCCCGTCGTCTAGCCCCGCGATCGTTCGCTCCGACGCCTTCCAGCCTCGAACCGCCGGACCCCGCGTGGGCTGGACTTCTTCGCCGCGCTCCAACTTGTCGATCACATCCATGGCGTCCTCGACCGACGTCTGGTCGAAGTACTCCCAGTCCACGGTCATCACGGGTGCGTGTGTGCAGGCCGCCTGGCACTCGATCCGCTCCAGGGTGAATGATCCGTCCGGAGTCGATTCGCAGTTGCCCACACCGAGCCGCCTCGCGACCGCTTCGTAGACCGCGTCCCCGCCCAAGAGTCCGCACATGGCGTTGACACACACGCCGATGTGGTGTTCGCCGCCCGTGCTGGAACGGCGGTACATGGTGTAGAAAGTCG encodes:
- a CDS encoding NAD(P)H-dependent oxidoreductase subunit E yields the protein MAISELVRAECRRLASNYPQPRSALLPMLHLLQSEEAMVTSEGIEVCSEILDLSTAEVNAVATFYTMYRRSSTGGEHHIGVCVNAMCGLLGGDAVYEAVARRLGVGNCESTPDGSFTLERIECQAACTHAPVMTVDWEYFDQTSVEDAMDVIDKLERGEEVQPTRGPAVRGWKASERTIAGLDDGLAHEGGGADDLMLAGLTRARELGESR
- the nuoF gene encoding NADH-quinone oxidoreductase subunit NuoF → MPLTPVITAHWDEADSFTIEGYRRHGGYSAVVKALAMSPDDVIGHIKDSGLRGRGGAGFPTGMKWGFVPQGDDRPHYLVVNADESEPGACKDIPILLANPHALVEGIVIACWAFRAKHAFIYIRGEVPHPMRRLRRAVEEARAAGFIGRNVLGSGMDLDVVVHPGAGAYICGEETALLDSLEGRRGQPRLKPPFPATSGLYASPTVVNNVETIASVPYIIENGTTWFRGFGTQKSPGFKVFAVSGHVKRPGIYEAPLGTTMAELLDYAGGIRDGHSLKFWLPGGSSVPMLLAEHLDIPMTYEDIAAAGSMLGTGTPMVFDETTSVVKAISRWLEFYKHESCGKCSPCREGTYWISGALKEFTKGAGRAEDVDRLVELCQNIFGRSFCALGDAASTPYPAALKYFRDEFEASCVEAPDEVFDPAETMVIPAPSLTGVLK
- the nuoK gene encoding NADH-quinone oxidoreductase subunit NuoK; translated protein: MDPSAYVMLSAVLFGIGMLGVLIRRNAIVVFMSVELMLNAANLAFVAFARINGNLDGQVIAFFVMIVAAAEVVVGLAIIMTIFRTRRSASIDEPSLLRN
- the nuoI gene encoding NADH-quinone oxidoreductase subunit NuoI codes for the protein MPELPPSLRGFWVTFRTMFQRVVTEQYPEQKAKYPPKPRFHGRHQLNRYPDGLEKCVGCELCAWACPADAIYVQGASNTEALRFSPGERYGRVYQVNYTRCIFCGLCIEACPTRALTMTHDFELADTSRAALIYDKDQLLAPLTGGMVAPPHGMAEGATERDYYLGSVTGQAPQSREPASSSSEASS
- the nuoL gene encoding NADH-quinone oxidoreductase subunit L; this encodes MSISDEAVEPITSAITAGAAGGGFSLMWLLVAFPVVGALALFLGGRRTNAWGHLLGVVMPLGSFALAVALLVQMMSLPVQDRIVTLDLWDWAFAGTFNADFALRLDPLSLVFVLLITGVGSLIHIYSIGYMAEDPDRRKFFAMMNLFVAAMLLLVLADNYLLLYVGWEGVGLASYLLIGFWQFRDSAAVAAKKAFVMNRVGDVGLGIAIMLMFVTFGSVAFSDVFTGAENADSTTLTVLGLALLLAAVGKSAQFPLQAWLLDAMEGPTPVSALIHAATMVTAGVYLIVRSNAIFDLSGAALSFVLAVGIITMLMGAIIGCAKDDIKKALAGSTMSQIGYMFLAAGLGPAGYVFAIFHLLMHGMFKADLFLGAGSVMHAMKDQLDMRRFGALRAVMVVTFGTFVCGYLGITGIPPFDSFFSKDDIIKAALSQNWLAGVAAIFAAGLTAFYMTRMLAMTFFGKKRWTDDAHPHESPAVMTFPMILLSFGALFGGLISVYVLDLESWLEPITGFEAGELPIAEGLLQGITLATIAVGIVLAWRQYAAREVPESPPKQVSPLTVAARHNLYDDAVNETLFMRPGQYLTRLLVWFDGSGVDGAVRGVAAAFAGAGERLRLVQSGFIRSYALIMVFGVLLLGGVLVVSRVI
- a CDS encoding NADH-quinone oxidoreductase subunit G, translating into MTATKPEVAPKVSNTATGVIDGRQITVPKGTMIIRAAELLGIEIPRFCDHPRLDPVAACRMCLVEIEGMGKPQPSCAIPLGDDMVVKTQFASAEADTAQRGVMEFLLLNHPLDCPVCDKGGECPLQNQAMSAGNAESRFHLAKRKFPKPVNVNSEILLDRERCVSCARCTRFAAQIAGDPFISLQQRGASQQVGIGEEPFDSYFSGNTVQICPVGALTSVGYRFRARPFDLVSVPTVCEHCACGCALRTDYRHEAVMRRLAWEDSDVNEDWNCDKGRYAFTYADGGRLTTPLVREGGELRPASWPEAISHAAAGLSGARGRAGFVVGGRLTVEDAYAYSRFARVAMGTDSVDFRARAASWEEADFLAARVAGTFGPTYQNLDSAPAVLLVGFEPEEESPIVFLRLRKAARNGVTEVISVAPFMSEGVRKCGGRLHAAVPGAEAETLAGLPTADIELLKKPGALIMVGERLAESAGAFSAATALADKTGAMLAWMPRRAGERGALEAGCLPGLLPGGRPLADVVARAEVAASWGTEPTRLPTEAGLDLEGMIAAVDEHVARDGGTGSGGETVPSLGALVVAGVEVADLADPDGFMRAVEAVPFVVSLETRPTEVTGLADVVFPVAVVAEKAGGFVNWEGRQRDFPAVFNRPGSYSDAEVLAMLSERMGLDVPPRTAAELNAELGSLGRWTGARTAPPPGAGGPDADVGPGALPGPGEAVLATWRLLLDLGVMQEGEPFLAGTRKPTVARLSAATAAGVGVADGDPVSVSSGSGSITVPAKLTDMPDGIVWIPANSPDSRIATLRARQGDTVRLARGGSDA
- the nuoH gene encoding NADH-quinone oxidoreductase subunit NuoH produces the protein MPELSAFGNDPLWLVAVKTVGVVALLVLVVLFTIWLERRVVGRMQSRIGPNRAGPFGLLQPLLDGVKLALKEEIIPVTAHKAVYWLAPLLSATTAFAAYAVIPFGPTVSIFGVETPLQLTDFPQSVLYVFAVASIGIYGIVLAGWSSGSTYPLLGGLRSSAQMISYEISMGLSFVAVFLYAGTMSTSQIISAQQSVWFAVMLAPSFVIYVTAMIGETNRAPFDLPEAESELVGGFHTEYSSLKFAMFFLAEYINMVTVASIATTLFLGGWLAPWPLSLIPGVNEGWLPMLWWLLKTLCFIFLYIWLRGTLPRLRYDQFMSFGWKFLIPVSLVWIVLVSGARVARDQSGTSASQMLIIAAVALAVLLLVVLLAQLRRVQDEEPPEEVSDVLDVTDEIFPVPLLPGQHLVYTSRVSGPATVSSPGASGEAHDA
- a CDS encoding NADH-quinone oxidoreductase subunit J, whose protein sequence is MNPVVDAVGQTMSSGEEITFWICGTLAVMGALGLILSRKPVHSALFVALTMVNLAILYAANDAVFLGLVQVIVYTGAVMMLFLFVLMLIGVDSSDSLIETLKGQRIAAVVLVAGFVAVMVIAIGGALANVTTVGLEDANAASGGNVEGLARLMFTKYLVDLEVVAALLITAALGALILTHRERWAPRRGQREMAQDRIAAFAEGQHPGALPVAGVLATSNAIGTPALLPDGSISEASVPVPLRGERRSRLSTTAGEIAADIAEVAEISVGEEVVRSEELAGIDGHVDSSEVYPPSEDETGTRTEGE